The genomic window CGCAAATACGCCCTCTTCGAACAAGCGCTGGGAAAATCGCTTGGCCAGGGAGGCCTCACCCAACATCACTGGCGTGATAGGTGTCTGTGATTGCCCCGTGTCGAATCCTAGCCGGTGCATTTCAGCTTTGAAGTAGCGAGTGTTTTCCCACAGCCGGTCTACTAGCTCCGTTGAGGTCTCCAGCAGCTCCACTGCTGCCAGACAGGCTGCCGTGTCGGCCGGCGTAGTGGCGCTGGAAAACAGGAATGGCCGAGCCCTTTGGCGCAAGTAGTCTATAATCTGCTTCTTACCGGCGATCACACCTCCTACCACACCGAACGCCTTGGACAGAGTGCCGATCTCCACATCGAACTTCCCATGCAAGCCGAAGTGATCTACAATCCCGCGTCCGCCGCGTCCTAGTACTCCTTCGCCGTGCGCGTCATCCACCATCGTGATCACGCCATACTCCTCGGCGATCTCGTACAGCCGATCCAACGGCGCGATGTCGCCGTCCATGCTGAAGACGCCATCGGTGATGAGCATCCCCCGCCGATAGTGAGGCAGGTTCTCCTCGATCTTGCGTCGAACGTCGTCCGGATTGCAATGCTCGTACACGATGATCTTAGCCCCCGAAAGCCGACAACCGTCAATGATAGAAGCGTGGTTCAGTCGGTCAGAGAAGATCACGTCCTCTTTGCCTACCAGCGCTGGAATAACCGCTTGATTGGCACAGAAGCCAGACTGCACAAAGAGCGCGTCCTCAACGCCTTTGAATTGGGCCAGCCGGCGCTCTAACTCGACGTGCAATTCCTGTGTACCGGCGATAGATCGCACCGCCGCCGGCCCCACACCCCATCGGTCAATCGCTTGTTTGGCTGCCTCCCTGAGCTTGGGATGGTTCGCCAGACCCAGATAATCGTTGGTGCATAGGTTGAGCACCCGCTTGCCGTCTACGATCATCCAAGGTCCCACCGGCGAGCCCGTGACGCGGATGTGGATGAACAACCCTTCTCGCTCTAAGCGAGCCATTTCCTCAGCGATGAAACCGAGCTTGTCCTGGGTCATGACACTCATAGCGCACCTCTCTGGCAAATGAGAGACGATAGGAAATGGATGGCTATCGTTGGCCATTCGTGGTCTTTTATCTTCAGGGAAACAGTACGATCTTGCCGCTCTGGCCGGAACGCATGATTCGGATCGCCTCTTCGAATTGATCCATCGGATAGCGATGGGTGATGATCGGTGTCAGATCTACGGCTCCAGACGAGAGAAGCCCGCGGATCCGGTACCAGGTGTCCCAAATGCGCCGACCGACGATGCCATACACAGTGGCCCCCTTGAAGATCACATGATTGGCCAAATCGAACGGGATAGGCGCGCTGGGAAGTCCCAGCATAGCTACCTCTCCGCCGTCAGCCAGAGCGCGAAACCCCTGGTCAATGGCCGATGCTGCGCCGGCCATCTCTAGCAGGACGTCCACTCCCTCGCCTCCTGTATGCGACCGCACGAACTCCACTACATCTACCTCGGCCACGTTGAGGGCGTAGTCCGCGCCTACTCGCCGTGCCAGTTCCAGCCGGTAAGGGCTGATGTCAGTGGCGAAGATGGTGCGGGCGCCGGCTGCACGTACTACAGCGATGGTCATCAGCCCCACCGGTCCGCAGCCGGTGATCAGGACATCGCGCGCCGACACGTCGGTGGCAAAGGCGGTGTGGACGGCGTTCCCGAAGTTCTCCTGTAAGGATGCCAACTCCGGCGGCATATCCGGTGGATTGGCCCAAATGTTTTCCACTGGTAAGACAACATATTCGGCGAAGCAGCCGTCTCGATCCACGCCGATGATTTGTGTTTGTTGGCAGAGGTGGCGGCGGCCTGTACGACACTGGCGACATTGGCCGCAGGTGATGTGACTTTCAGCAGACACGTAAGCGCCTACCTCGACCTCGGTCACCTCTTTGCCACGCTCGACCACGGTGCCGCAGAATTCATGGCCGATGATGATAGGCGGGCGGATGCGCTCGCGAGCCCACGGGTCCCAAGCGTAGATATGCAGATCGGTGCCGCAGATAGACATCGCTTGGATTCGAATCAGCACCTCGCGCGGACCTGGGCGAGGCACCTCCATTAGCCTCATCTCCAGCCCTGGCGAGCGATGAGATTTTACGATGGCGCGCATCCTTTCCGACATGGTGAGCTCTCCTGTGGGTCAAAAAGTCCTTGGCCGAGATGGGCATTTCTGTTCGAGTTACAGTATATCACGCTTCAAGCCGAAGCGACAACCGAAGATGCTTGGGGTTCATTGACCGAGGCCTCCAGGTATGTTATGATTGTCTCAAAACCGGCCGGGCATCGAGGCCGCCCGTGTGTATTTCAGGAAGATCTCCTGCCTATCCTGTATATCGGATGGGTGGGCAAGGCATGCCATCGTACGGAAGTCACTGCCATGCTCTCAGCAGCGCGCTGAGAGCTCAGCTTGGTGGACTATGTCAGTTTCGAGATCATGCGACGCCTGGAGATCAAACGAGCTTTCGCCTTCGATCCGCATTTTGAAGGACAGGGGTTCGAGTGTATAGTGGGCCTCACTGGCTCAGGAGTGATATGCTTTATGGAACATTGGCCGCCACTCTGGCCAGACATCACCGATGCACGGGTGCTTGATGCCATCGCCCGCGTTCCACGAGCCGAGTTCGTGCCTGAGGAATTCCGCGAACAAGCCCTGCTCGATCAGCCGTTGCCTATCGGCTATGGGCAGACTATCTCTCAACCCTATGTGGTAGCTCTGATGACGCAATTGCTTGCTCTCAAACCAGAGGATCGCGTGCTGGAGATCGGAACTGGATCCGGCTATCAGGCAGCCGTCCTAGCCGAATTGGCTCGGGAAGTGTACAGCGTGGAGATGATCAAACCGCTGGCTGAGGCGGCACAAGAGCGCCTACAGCGGTTGGGCTACACCAACGTTCACATCCTGCACGGTGATGGCGCGCTGGGATGGCCTGAACACGCGCCTTATGACGCGATCATTGTCACGGCCGCCCCGACGCAGATCCCACCCCCCTTGATCGCCCAGCTGGCCGAAGGGGGGCGTATGGTGATACCGGTTGGACCGGAGTACAGCGAGCAGACACTCCAGCTAGTGGTGAAACGACGAGGCCACGTCCGCATTCAGTCCATTGCCCCGGTACGCTTTGTGCCCCTGGTGAGTCCCATCCCCGACATCTCGGAGCCTGATCTGAGTAAAAGTAAAGAGGTATGAACAAACTACAGCGGATCGTAGTCACCGGTGCACGAGGACAGGTAGGTAGGGCTCTGTGCACTCTGTTCAACGGTGTGACTTTGCTGGCGCTCAGCTCGGCCGATGCTGATGTGCGAGATGGCGATCGTATCATTCCCTTGATCGCCGATTTCCATCCGGATCTGGTCATCCACACCGCCGCTTGGACCGATGTAGATGGCGCCGAGCGCGATCCCGATGGCGCATACGCGGTGAACGCGCTGGGCACACAGAATGTTGCGTTGGCCTGCCAGGCGACAGGGGCGGCTATGGTTTACCTCAGCACCAATGAGGTGTTCGATGGCCAGGCCACCGAGCCCTATCGCGAGTGGGATACGCCTGCTCCCATCAGCGTGTATGCCCGCTCGAAGCTGGCTGGTGAACGGATCGCGCAAATGCTCCTGAATCGGCTGTATATCGTGCGGACGTCCTGGGTCTTTGCTCCTGGCGGCCGTAACTTCCCCAGTAAGATCATCGCCACGGCCGATCGCCTGGGCGCGCTGCGCGTTGTGGATGACGAGATCGGCAACCCCACCTATGCGCCAGACCTGGCCCAGGCCATCATACGGTTGATCCATACAGGACGATTCGGGATCTACCACCTGACTAATGAAGGCGCCTGCTCGCGTTACGAGTGGGCCTGTGAGATCTTGCGTTTGAGCGGTCGCAAGCATGTGCCGATCACTCCCATCCCCTCACGGGAATGGAGCCGATTGGCCAGGCCTCCTCTACGCGCAGTGCTCGCCAACACCGCTGCAGCCGCCCTGGGCATTCGCCTGCGCCCTTGGCGAGAGGCATTGGCCGATTATTTCGCTGTTAGCGAGCCAGCGGCCAAGCCAGAGAACCAGTGAAGGACGGCCGTGTGATGTAGGAGAGCAGTTTTCATGACTCGAGAACGTCCGTTTGCCTCGGTGATCATCCCCAACTACAACGGCGAACGTTTCCTGCCTACCTGTTTGGACGCGTTGCGCGCCCAGACTTATCCGGCCGGCCGTTTTGAGGTGATTGTGGTAGATGACGCCAGTCAGGATGGCTCGCTGGCTTTACTTCAACGCGCCTACCCTGAAGTTCGTGTATTAGCCTTGCCGCGGAATCGAGGGCTAGCGGCCGCTTGTAATGCCGGTGCTGCAGTCGCTCGCGGCGACGCGCTGGTCATGCTGAACAACGACACTGAGGCGGAGCCGGGATGGCTTGCCGCACTTATGGAGGAGTTGACCGCCCATCCCAAGGTAAGCACAGTAGCCTCCAAGCTGCTGTTGTTTGACCAACGTGAGGTCTTGCATTCGGCGGGCGATCTATATGGCCGTGATGGAATCCCGCGCAATCGCGGTGTATGGGAGCGCGATCAAGGGCAATATGACCGTGATCGCCGCATCTTTGGCGGTTGTGGCGGGGCCGTAGCCTATCGGCGAACGGCTTGGGAAGAAGCTGGCGGGTTTGATGAGCAGTTGTTCATGTATCTAGAAGACGTGGATTTAGCGTGGCGATTGCGGTTGCTGGGGTGGGAGGCGATCTTCGCGCCTGAGGCCCGGGTCTATCACCGCTTGAGCGCGACCGGCGGCGGCGCTCTTGCCAGCTTCTACACAGGACGCAATACAGTGTGGGTGTTGGCTCGGGATGTGCCTGGTCCTATCCTGCGTCACCACTGGCCGGCTATGGTGCGCGCGCAGCTTCGCATCGCCCGAGAGGCTGCGCGGGCCTGGCGTGGCGTCGCCGCACGAGCTCGCTTGCGCGGTCAATGTGCAGGCCTCGCCGGCTTGCCGCGCATGTTGGCTCAGCGGTCTGCACTGCAGGCGCGCCGGCGCGTATCCATCGAGTCGCTGGAAGCATTGTTGGTCTGAAAACAGCCTGGAGGGGCGTCTCGCCCCTCCAGGCCTCCTCTGAGAGACCTCTTAGGCCCTGGGCGTACAGCAGAGCTGGAGGGAGAGTGCCAGTTACGTTAGCCGTTCCACTGTGACCCATTGACCGGATTCGGCTGACTTGAGCACGGCGTCTACCACGGCGTCCGTCTGCGCGCCGCTGAGGAAGTCCGAGTTAGGCTGCTCCCTCCTGTCTAGCGCATATAGGAAGTCCACCACCGCGTGCACGAACGTGTGCTCATAACCGATAGGATGGCCGGGCGGCCACCAGTGGGAAATATACTCATGATCGCCGGCGTTGGTCGCTAAGATCACCGACCACCCTTGCCGGTCGCTGGGCTGAGTTCCATCGTAAAACTCCAGCTCGTTCATGCGCTCAAAGTTGAAGGCGATGGATCCTTTAGAGCCATTGATCTCGAACCGGTTATAGTTCTTGCGGCCCAGCGCAAAGCGCGTCGCCTCGAATGAGGCCACTGCGCCGTTCTCCAGCTCGGCGATGATGAGCGCGGCATCGTCCACGGTCACCTCTCCCACGCCGCCGCCGGCCGCCGACCCCCATGCGCCCATGTCCTCCGCAGGCAATGGGCGCTGCTTGATAAACGTCTTGGTCAACGCGGTAACGCGGGTCACCTCACCTACAAGATAGCGGCACAGGTCAATGGTGTGGGAGCCGATGTCGCCCAACGCGCCTGCGCCGGCGATCTCCTTGCGCAGCCGCCATACCAGCGGGAAGTTGGGGTCGGTGATCCAGTCCTGGAGATAGGTGCCGCGGTAGTGGCGGATCTCCCCCAGCGCGCCGGACTCGATCAGCTTCTTCGCCAGGCGCACGGCCGGCACTCGGCGGTAGTTGTAATTGCAGAGCGTGGTCACCCCGGCCTCGCGCGCCGCCTGTACCATCGCCTTGGCCTCCTCCAACGAGTTGGCTAACGGCTTCTCGCAGATGATGTGCTTGCCGGCTTTAGCTGCGGCGATGGCGATCTCCGCATGGGTATTGCCTGGCGAGCCGATATCAATCACATGGATATCGTCCCGCTCTACCACCTCTCGCCAGTCCGTCGCGATCTCTTCCCATCCGAACTGATCGGCGACGGCTTTGACTGCATCCCGGTTGCGCCCAACTAGCACTTTCATGACAGGCTTGATGGGCAGGTCGGGGAAGAAGACGGGGGCCTGCCGAAGGGCGTTGGAATGGGCGCGCCCCATAAACTTGTACCCGATCAGGGCTACATTGACTGTCTTAGCCATATCTCCCTCCGTATTTTTTGTCAGATTAGGGCTGAAGGAGCTCGCTGCTTGGGCAGTTTACGAGATGCCATATGCTGCTCTTGTACTGAGCCCAGCTCCGGATTCTACCTCTCCTCAAAGAGGAGCACTTCCATCTGTCGTGGGCCGTGCACGCCCAGAACTGGCGTCATCTCGATATCGGCCGTGCGGCTTGGGCCACTGATAAATGTTACGTTGCTGGCGTCGGCGAAAAACTCCCTAGCCCGGCCATCCTTCCGCAGCTCCGCTAGCCATGCCTCTAAATTGGGATAGAGACGAGAGACGGGCACTAGCGCTAGGTGCTTGGGGGTAATCAGCGATGCCAGCCGGCAGAATCCGGGGCCGCTACGCACCACCACGGTGCCTGTGTTTGCTAGTGCCGCTTCGGCGCCGGTGATGCCCCAATCCACCTCGGTGGCCTGCTGCAACACGCTCATCCGATCTCTCGCTCGAAAATCGGGCACGATTACCTCGACCCCGATCGCAGACAAGGCATCGGACAACCCCGGCAAAGGCAGCAGCTCAGGGCTCCAAGACAGTACTCGTCGCACCTGCTCCGTCTGAAAGCGGGATAACAGGCGCAGCCGCGCCGCTGCGACGGTCTCCATATACTCCCATGCTCCACCTAGTCGCTCGAGCTCTTGTCCGAACCGTGCGATCCACTCGCGGCGCCCTCCTACGACCTGGGTTACCGCCTGTTCGAGCAGCCCCCTAGGGTGAGACACTGGTGGGTACCGGTGCAACGCCTGGGTGAGCCGGTTTAGGATCCGCTGTCGCACCTCGTTCATGGGCTAGCCCTTCGTGTAAGGCGCTGTCGCTCTGCCCAGCGATCCCGAAAGGGACGGGCGGCAAAGCCTGGAAAATCCCGACTGCGCGTCCAACGGTGAAACGGCGGCGGCAGCCAGCGCAGCCACCCTTGGCGTGTCATCCCTAAGCTCACCCAATATGCCAGCCGGCCTGCCCACCGATATCGTCTCGGCGACTGCATTAACCAGCACCAGCTATGGATCGCCCAGCGTTCCCATCTCGAGGACAGCCGCCCGGCCGTTAACTCCGCCCGTAGCCACAAGAGCAGTTGGGGGATGTCAATCTGCACGGGACACACATCCCGACAAGCGCCGCATAGCGAGCTGGCGCTGGGTAGCTCTTTCGCCTGGGAAAGGCCCTGCAGCAGCGGCGTCACCACTGCGCCAATAGGGCCTGAGTAGATCCAACCATAGGCGTGTCCACCAATCTCTCGGTAGACAGGGCAATGGTTCAGACAGGCGCCGCAGCGAATGCAATAGAGGGCCTCGGCATAGCCGTTGGCGAGCATCCGGGTGCGCCCGTTGTCGAGCAAGATAAGATGCAGCTCCTCCGGCCCATCTGGATCATCTGGCCGCGCCGGGCCGCTGATCAGGCTGACATAGGCAGTCAGCTTCTGCCCGGTGGCGCTGCGCGTGAGCATCTGCAGCAGCAACATCAGATCTTCAAGGGTAGGGACAACCTTCTCGATCCCCATGACCGCCACGTACAACGGTGGCAGGCTGGTCACCAGGCGGCCATTGCCTTCATTGGTGACAATGGCGAGCGTCCCCGTCTCCGCCACAGCGAAGTTGACCCCGCTGATCCCCATCTGGGCCTGGAGAAAGTGCCGACGTAACCGGCGCCGCGCCGTTGCCGTGAGGATCTCTGGCTCCAGTGTCATCGGCAGGCCCAAATGACGCTCGAAGAGTTCCGCGATCTCTTCCTTGCGCTTGTGGATGGCTGGCGTCACGATATGGGAGGGCGTCTCTCCGGCTAATTGGATGATGTACTCCCCCAAATCGGTCTCCACTACCTCCAGGCCAGCCAATTGCAGGGCGTGATTGAGGCCGATCTCCTCGCTCACCATGGACTTGCTCTTAACGATCTGACGCACCCCGCGCGAATGCGCCAGGTCCAGGATGATCTGACGGGCCTGGGCTGCGTCCTCTGCCCAATGCACAACGCCTCCTCGCGCCGTCACCTCGGCCTCTAACTGCTCCAGCAGCTCCGGGAGGTGAGTGATCGTGTGCTCGCGAATGGCGCGTGCTTGATCACGCAGCGCCTGAGGCTCGGCTAGTTCTGCGAAGGCCAGCGTCCGTTGGAGCATAAACTGTCCCACAGCGCGCTGCAAGGCTAAGCGTAAATGCCGATCCTCTAGTGCCGCGCGCACACGTTGGTCAAAGGAAAGCCGAGGCGCGCCTTTCGTCATCATGCCCTCTTAAAGCAGTCGAACGATCTCGTCCTGGAGCGGTAGCGTCGTCACCTCAGCGTCTCGCTCGCCGACGTACATATCAATCTCCAGCCGCACACCGAACTCGGGCAGGTAAATGCCCGGCTCGATGGAGAATCCTACGCCGGGGATCAAGCGACGCCGGTCTTGCGTCTCTAGGTTGTCTATGTTGACGCCGTTGCCATGCGCTTCCACGCCGATGGAGTGGCCGGTGCGATGGATGAAGTATTCACCATAGTTGGCATACGTGATGATTCCGCGCGCTACATCGTCCACTTCGTATCCATATACAGGCCGTCCTGCCCGGATGCCCTGCTGTACAAAGCGGACGGCCGCGTCACGGGCAGCCCGGACGATGTCGAAGATGTCTTGATGCAGCTTGGGCGGCTCTACACCGGCATAGGCTACCCAGGTGATGTCAGCGTAGACGGCGTCTGGCCGCTCCTCCTTTGCCCATAGGTCTATCAGCACCCAGTCGCCCGAGCGAACGGGTGTGGGACGATCTGGAGAGGGGAAGTAGTGCGGATTGCTGCTATGAGCGTTGACAGCCACGATAGCACCAGCCCCGATTAGGCCGCGATCTGCGCATTGTTGTAAGATGAACTGCTGGACTTCATGTTCACAAACCATCTGGCCCTTTCCTAGTGCCTGGGCGATGTGCTGAAAGGCCATATCTTTGATCGCCAACAGGGCGGCCGCGCTACGCCGATGTCCGGCGAGTTGTTCAGCGGTCCAGCAAGCCTCCACCGCCTGCACCAGGTCAGCTGAGGAGACGACCTCTACTCCCAGGCCGCGCACCATCTCGATCGTGCCGGCGTCCACCCGAGAGACGTAGGGAATGGCTCCTTGGGGAGAATACTCCATCGCCACCTGGCCGACGCCATGGAGCAGGCTGCGCAGGCGGTCAAGCCAGTCTTGCCAACTCACGTAGGTCAAGATGCGGCCGGGCAAAGGCGCTTGGAAGTGACCTGCTTCTAGACGGGGGATGATCCAGGCTGGCTCCCCCCTGGGCGGGATCCAATAGGCCCAACGGCGGCTAAAGACACCCTGCGCTGGCAGTCCTACCACCCGGCGGGCGATGGGATTCATGCCGTGAAAGTCGAAGAGGAGCCAGCCTCCCAACCCGGCTTCTGTCAACAAAGATTGAACGCGCCCTAAGTCCAACATGGCTCGGCGTGGTCATCCCCCGCTCGCCTGCCGCCTCAGATCTTCCACGACGGCCTGCATACGATCTGCCGCGTCGAGCACAAGCTGCAGCCCGCTGGCGGCCAGGAACAGCAGCGTCGCGAAGAAGAGAGCTGGCCCAAACGGGATGCAGAACAGTGTCATCCGCAGGACGAATTTTAGCCCACCTGGCGCGGTCAGGCCTTCATAGCCGGCCTTGCTCTGCCAGGCCAGCCCGTTCCATAACCCCCAGATGAACACCAGGATAGACAAGACCAGTGAGATCAGGGCCAGGATGCGCAATACTCGATATCGGGACTCCATGTCTCCTCCTTTGAGCAATAGAAATTGGCATATAGAACCGCCAAGCTAGGTATCGGCTTTTGACCGGCGTCTGAGGCGTTGATCCATTGCCCTTTGTCCCTCATCCTATACCAGCGCCCGAATCTGCTGGGCTAGGGCATCTATCGCGGCGTTATCAGGCAACACCCCGATCTCAACCCGATATTCCCGTTTCTCACCTGGCGCCAGCATGAGCAACGTGCCACGTTCTCGTTCAGCGGCGCGCCCAATTACAAGGCAGTTGGCCGGCTCGACGCCGACGACGTAGGTCCCAGCGCCCATTTGCTTCCATTCGATGAGCCGTGGCAGTTCCGCCCGGCGGTAGCGGACGTAGGCGCCGAAACCGCGCCCGCCATCTAAAGCTCGGTTGGCTACGATCACCGTCACATAGCCGTCAGCGTCAGCTCGCGTCTCGTGGAAAAAGACCTGCTCAGCATAACCCGGCTGGGGTTTCTCGAAGCGGGCATGCTGTCCCAGCCCCGGCTCAGCTATTGTGTCGCGCGGCGTCACCTGCACAGAAGGTGAAATCAGTTCGGCGCCCTCGTCAATCAGCGGCCAGCCGAAGTTGCAGTGGTAGAGCATCATGTGCGGCGCAGGCAGATGGCCAATGTTCTCCACCGTATCCTCGATGAACAGGCGGGATTCGCCCATACGAGCGGTGATCCGCCGGCTCAACAGTAAGTCTTCACCGAAGACCACCGCCTCTCGCATCTTACCCTGCACCCAAATCACATACTGGTCGCCCTCCCAGCCGGCGTCTGCGTAGACATGACGGGCTGGGATGTGACCGATGCGCCCGTGTAATCCCAACGCCTGTCCCTGGTCTACAGATGGCGCGCCCACCTGTGTCAACCCACAGGTAGCCATTAGGCCGCCGTGGAAGGTGCGCAGCCAGCCCAGCCCTTCTGGCTCATAGAAGGCAGGCGCCGGCGTTCCCGGTTGGCCCTGCCAAGCCAACGCCCGACCATTGTAGGTGGCCATGCCGATGTCCATACCGCGATCCAACAATACGGTAAAGGTGAATCCGCTGCCTGTGTATACGTCGGCCACGCGGACGCCGCGCTCTGGGCCGTCAGCCAGCTCTGCTAGTCGGACGCCGGCCACTTGGCGCATGTCGCCAACACGTTGGAGCAACTCTTGACGGGTAAGAGCACATCCAAAGAGCTCAGGCATGGAGAACCTCCTATGAAAAAGTTAGCTGATATGGCGCGAGCCTCAGCTTGTCTTCACACACCTGGCGACCTCTGCGAAAAACCCGTTACAAAATGCACAGCTCACGTATTCGTATCCATAGAACTTGTCGCCTTAGTCATGGCCGGCGCTCTCCGGCGAGACCACCTCTACCATCAGATCGGCCGGGCTGTCCAGATATGTCTCCTTTAGCCGCTCTCAATGCGCATTCGACCCAGACAGCAGATCAGGTTCTCGCCCAGGGCGAGCTAGCTTCGTTTGAAAATGGGACAGCAACACGATCCCCAAATTATGCTTCCACGTAGGTACTGATCACCCTGTATAGAAAACCACTCAACTCCTGATGTAGCTTTGATACGGATCTGATCATGAGCACTTCTCCGTCCGTCCACTCGACGACTGTGTCTTCATCGGCCCAGGTCAGGAATTCCTCGTACGTCATCTAGCGCGACGCGGCTACGCTCAGCAATAACTCCCTCAAATGCCGTCGCAGTCCCTCTTCCGAGAGAGCCCGCTTTTGAAAACTCTTGCGTTAGCTCCGCCATCATTCACCCCAACACGATGTGCAAGGGGCCAAAGGACGAGAGGCCGGTTCACCCGTAGGCCTGCTCTTCGTCTCCCGTCGTTCGTTGTCTATCTTCCCCCTCCCAGGTGCACGTCACCACCTGCTCATCATACGTCATCTGGATCCGCTGGCCCGGCGGCACGATCAAGAAATCGTCATCCCATTCGCCATAGAGCAATTTGCGCACCAACGCCAGATCACCCGCCAGTCGGTCGAACAACCAGCCACGTCGTTCAGCCTGAGCACGAGCTTGGGCCTCCACTTTGGAGGCATCGCCGACGCCCATGTCAATAAAAGCTGCTCGTTGATAGTGTTGCTGCCAGGCTCCCATCACTTCCATAAGATAGTCAGCGTTTTCCTTGCCGTACTTCTCCACGTACTCTTGGTAGACTGCATCCGGATCAACACTGGCATCGGAACCCAGCGCAACACTCCCCCCAGTTCCATCAGACCGTTCCATGTAGTCGAGGTTGTACCAGTATGTGCCAGGATATTGCTCAAACTGTTGGCGATACCGAGCGCGGGAGCCCAAGAAGATGGTGATGCAGTCGTGCGCTCGCGGCACTACTAGGGGAATATCTCTGGCCACTAGCCCGGCCACCGATTGCCCGCACAGTCCATAGGCCAGGACGATGGCATCGTAGCTCTTGCCAGAGGTGGCGTCAATACGGGCTTGCAGCTGAGCCCGGAGGTCAGAGGGATTGTTGTGCAACCCACGCCGAAACAGCTCCACATCTACCACATGCGGTGAATACGCCGCGCACAGATACAGCGGGCGGGCCAATACCTCACAGGCTAAACATCTCAGTCGCATGATCAGCTCCTTTAGACAATACAAGCGCCCGATCTCATGCTAATGAGGCTGCGACCTCAAGCTGTACAGGGGTGAGGCTCCTCGATGGCCTCAAAGAAAGCCAACACGTTTTCCCAGGGCACGTCTGGCTCTAGGATGTGCGTGGGTGCTAGCAGCAGCCCACCTCCTTGTCCCACGGTCTCGATCCGTTCCCGAACCACCTGTTTGACCTCCTCCGGTGTGCCGAACGGCATTGTCGTTTGCGTGCCAATGGTCCCCCAAAACGCCAGCCGATCGCCATATTGTCGTTTCATCTCGGCCGGGTCCATGCACTCCGGCTGTACCGGATTGAGGATGTCCACGCCGATTTCGATCAGCTCCGGCACGATCGCGCGGCAGTCCCCATCTGAGTGATAAAAGATCAGGAGGTCTGGGTTAACGGCTCGCGCGGCCTCGATGACCGCCTGGAGCCGCGGCTTGAGCCAGGCGCGCCATATGGCCGGGCTCATCAACATGCCAGTTTGCGAGCTGACATCGTCCCCTAGCCGCAGAATGTCCACACCCGCCTGGGCCAGCCGCCGGGCCTGCGCCTTGCGGATCTCGGTGACGCGATCGAGCAGCGCAGCTGCGAAGCCGGGGTTGACGACCAGGTCGGTGAGCAACTGTTCCATTCCCCGCATGTACCAGGAGATCTCGAAGATAGTGCAAGTGAGGTCTCCTGCGACGGCCAGCTCTCGGGCGTGCAACTGCGCAACAGCTTCGTCCAGATGTTCATGGGTACCAGGCGCTAACGGGTCGGGGAAGGGGTATGCGTCTAGTTCGCGTGGCGTCTGGAGATCACGCAATGGATGGATCATGCGTTC from Anaerolineae bacterium includes these protein-coding regions:
- the rfbD gene encoding dTDP-4-dehydrorhamnose reductase, which codes for MNKLQRIVVTGARGQVGRALCTLFNGVTLLALSSADADVRDGDRIIPLIADFHPDLVIHTAAWTDVDGAERDPDGAYAVNALGTQNVALACQATGAAMVYLSTNEVFDGQATEPYREWDTPAPISVYARSKLAGERIAQMLLNRLYIVRTSWVFAPGGRNFPSKIIATADRLGALRVVDDEIGNPTYAPDLAQAIIRLIHTGRFGIYHLTNEGACSRYEWACEILRLSGRKHVPITPIPSREWSRLARPPLRAVLANTAAAALGIRLRPWREALADYFAVSEPAAKPENQ
- a CDS encoding protein-L-isoaspartate(D-aspartate) O-methyltransferase, whose protein sequence is MEHWPPLWPDITDARVLDAIARVPRAEFVPEEFREQALLDQPLPIGYGQTISQPYVVALMTQLLALKPEDRVLEIGTGSGYQAAVLAELAREVYSVEMIKPLAEAAQERLQRLGYTNVHILHGDGALGWPEHAPYDAIIVTAAPTQIPPPLIAQLAEGGRMVIPVGPEYSEQTLQLVVKRRGHVRIQSIAPVRFVPLVSPIPDISEPDLSKSKEV
- the tdh gene encoding L-threonine 3-dehydrogenase, coding for MSERMRAIVKSHRSPGLEMRLMEVPRPGPREVLIRIQAMSICGTDLHIYAWDPWARERIRPPIIIGHEFCGTVVERGKEVTEVEVGAYVSAESHITCGQCRQCRTGRRHLCQQTQIIGVDRDGCFAEYVVLPVENIWANPPDMPPELASLQENFGNAVHTAFATDVSARDVLITGCGPVGLMTIAVVRAAGARTIFATDISPYRLELARRVGADYALNVAEVDVVEFVRSHTGGEGVDVLLEMAGAASAIDQGFRALADGGEVAMLGLPSAPIPFDLANHVIFKGATVYGIVGRRIWDTWYRIRGLLSSGAVDLTPIITHRYPMDQFEEAIRIMRSGQSGKIVLFP
- a CDS encoding glycine C-acetyltransferase, with the translated sequence MSVMTQDKLGFIAEEMARLEREGLFIHIRVTGSPVGPWMIVDGKRVLNLCTNDYLGLANHPKLREAAKQAIDRWGVGPAAVRSIAGTQELHVELERRLAQFKGVEDALFVQSGFCANQAVIPALVGKEDVIFSDRLNHASIIDGCRLSGAKIIVYEHCNPDDVRRKIEENLPHYRRGMLITDGVFSMDGDIAPLDRLYEIAEEYGVITMVDDAHGEGVLGRGGRGIVDHFGLHGKFDVEIGTLSKAFGVVGGVIAGKKQIIDYLRQRARPFLFSSATTPADTAACLAAVELLETSTELVDRLWENTRYFKAEMHRLGFDTGQSQTPITPVMLGEASLAKRFSQRLFEEGVFAMAISYPTVPMGTARIRVMISASLSREDLDFGLEAFARVGQELGII
- a CDS encoding glycosyltransferase family 2 protein codes for the protein MTRERPFASVIIPNYNGERFLPTCLDALRAQTYPAGRFEVIVVDDASQDGSLALLQRAYPEVRVLALPRNRGLAAACNAGAAVARGDALVMLNNDTEAEPGWLAALMEELTAHPKVSTVASKLLLFDQREVLHSAGDLYGRDGIPRNRGVWERDQGQYDRDRRIFGGCGGAVAYRRTAWEEAGGFDEQLFMYLEDVDLAWRLRLLGWEAIFAPEARVYHRLSATGGGALASFYTGRNTVWVLARDVPGPILRHHWPAMVRAQLRIAREAARAWRGVAARARLRGQCAGLAGLPRMLAQRSALQARRRVSIESLEALLV
- a CDS encoding Gfo/Idh/MocA family oxidoreductase, whose amino-acid sequence is MAKTVNVALIGYKFMGRAHSNALRQAPVFFPDLPIKPVMKVLVGRNRDAVKAVADQFGWEEIATDWREVVERDDIHVIDIGSPGNTHAEIAIAAAKAGKHIICEKPLANSLEEAKAMVQAAREAGVTTLCNYNYRRVPAVRLAKKLIESGALGEIRHYRGTYLQDWITDPNFPLVWRLRKEIAGAGALGDIGSHTIDLCRYLVGEVTRVTALTKTFIKQRPLPAEDMGAWGSAAGGGVGEVTVDDAALIIAELENGAVASFEATRFALGRKNYNRFEINGSKGSIAFNFERMNELEFYDGTQPSDRQGWSVILATNAGDHEYISHWWPPGHPIGYEHTFVHAVVDFLYALDRREQPNSDFLSGAQTDAVVDAVLKSAESGQWVTVERLT